In Vespa velutina chromosome 1, iVesVel2.1, whole genome shotgun sequence, the following proteins share a genomic window:
- the LOC124955882 gene encoding protein 4.1 homolog isoform X3, translated as MPEEQKSAAIPPEVTAENGTGTNSPTKSPVSKGKMALAKITLLDGTVKDFYIDRKAKGQDLLDMICQSMNLLEKDYFGLIYEDKDDSRNWLDLDKRIVKFVKNEPWKFSFEVKFYPPDPAQLQEDITRYQLCLQIRNDIIKERLPCSFVTHALLGSYLVQSEIGDYDPEEHGRTYLKDFKFAPNQTPELVEKVMDLHKTHKGQSPAEAELHYLENAKKLAMYGVDLHPAKDSEGVDIMLGVCSSGLLVYRDRLRINRFAWPKILKISYKRHNFFIKIRPGEFEQFESTIGFKLANHRAAKKLWKVCVEHHTFFRLMSPEPVKKVGLLPHLGSRFRYSGRTHYETKKTPIDRQPPQFERSLSGRRLTSRSMDALGGPKPVETYGSEPSKRHTMSYEPEMIPDMEHIDQRPSPIKKQKEKLTRKTSAGTTSASSTSSLEGEYDADRTKKKPVGGIAVLPPGGLSKKKKDKQNENEKENHNDLNNSNLINDNALLDNNDEKSPSKKDLKKKDKETPEKKDKEKKEKIKSPVGGFLFGKKEKEKDKEKEKDKEKDKEKEKDKEKEKKKEKEKDKEKEKKKEKEKEKEKEKQKQKEKEKEKQKEKEKEKQKEKEKQKEKEKEKEKSKQKKQKKKDLDDSIEKHDIESDVSTLGKETEEIREKIIMDKSKDSAMNSDRPGYTKPYDYEETETSSTRKPFTPHGFSYEDRPASPGVRDQQSPTAASRKATGLAFNYAPGEEKKVVESVEKRKTKDIDKLQQAGIKTPGLNYVESAGLKEQQKATTYRLPNQKDSSQGETPNDDRSPHMTTTTVTTQITAMHEGLEKNPKASQAEASNYGKTPYTSASVIARAAALHEDFDKSSNTSQAQVPNDGKTSYTSAYVTAHTAALHEDREESPKASQAEVPKDGKTPYTSASSTARVAALHEDFEKSLKPTQEEASSEGKVPYIPITAGIVRTATMHEDFEKSQTESQTKMPDDSKTPYVTAVTARTATIFEDSEKSRKTNQTEVPDDSKIPYMTAVTARTVTMHEDHDKNQKASQAETPDDGRAPYMTATAVTTRTATMHEDLEKNQKTSQVEEKTVAYSTATSTTRQEQRVVTQEVRTTSHVLSGEQGDPANIVVTETHVYTGEPDSNVTTTTTVPLVATETRKVALESEDGNYSATGEIVSSQTISSKTRTVETITYKTERDGVVETRVEQKITIQSDGDPIDHDKALQEAIQEAAATNPDMTVEKIEIQQQMAQ; from the exons ATGCCGGAAGAACAAAAATCTGCTGCAATACCGCCAGAAGTCACAGCGGAAAATGGCACCGGAACTAATTCGCCGACCAAAAGTCCAGTTAGCAAAGGAAAAATGGCTTTGGCGAAAATCACTTTACTAGATGGCACcgtgaaagatttttatatcgat AGAAAGGCGAAAGGACAGGATCTCCTCGATATGATATGTCAAAGTATGAATTTACTCGAGAAAGATTATTTTGGCCTTATCTACGAGGACAAGGATGATTCAAGGAACTGGTTAGACCTAGATAAAAGAATTGTCAAATTTGTCAAAA ACGAACCGTGGAAATTCAGTTTCGAGGTCAAGTTCTATCCTCCGGATCCAGCTCAGTTACAAGAAGATATTACGCGTTACCAATTATGCTTACAAATtagaaacgatattattaaagagCGTTTACCGTGCTCTTTCGTGACCCATGCTCTTCTTGGATCTTATCTAGTTCAATCAGAAATTGGAGATTATGACCCGGAAGAACATGGAAGAACGTATTTGAAGGATTTTAAATTTGCTCCCAATCAGACACCAGAATTAGTGGAGAAAGTTATGGATCTTCACAAAACACATAA AGGTCAGTCTCCAGCCGAAGCAGAACTGCATTATTTAGAGAATGCAAAGAAATTAGCGATGTATGGAGTTGATTTACATCCGGCGAAAGATTCAGAAGGTGTTGATATAATGTTAGGTGTCTGTTCATCTGGTCTTCTCGTTTATCGTGATCGCTTAAGGATAAACAGGTTTGCATGGccgaaaattttaaagatttcttACAAAAGGCATAATTTCTTCATAAAAATACGGCCTGGTGAATTCGAGCAATTTGAATCCACGATTGGTTTCAAACTTGCAAATCATAGAGCAGCTAAAAAGTTGTGGAAGGTCTGCGTAGAGCATCATACTTTCTTCAG gcTCATGAGTCCAGAGCCTGTAAAGAAAGTTGGATTATTACCACATTTAGGATCTCGTTTCCGATACTCTGGGAGAACGCAttatgaaacgaaaaagactCCTATAGATCGACAACCTCCTCAATTTGAGAGATCTCTAAGTGGTCGTCGTCTTACATCACGTAGCATGGATG CCTTAGGTGGTCCTAAACCGGTTGAAACTTACGGCTCAGAACCAAGTAAACGTCATACTATGAGTTACGAGCCTGAAATGATTCCTGATATGGAACACATTGATCAACGGCCTAGTcctattaaaaaacaaaaggagaag CTCACACGAAAAACAAGTGCTGGAACAACATCTGCCAGCAGTACCAGTAGCCTGGAAGGAGAGTATGATGCAGATCGTACCAAAAag AAACCGGTCGGAGGAATTGCAGTCCTACCGCCCGGTGGTCTttctaagaagaagaaggataaacaaaatgaaaacgagAAGGAAAACCATAATGATCTGAAcaattctaatttaattaatgataatgctCTTCTTGATAACAATGATGAGAAATCGCCCAGTAAAAaagacttaaaaaaaaaggacaaggaAACtccagaaaaaaaggacaaagaaaagaaggaaaaaattaag AGTCCTGTTGGTGGTTTCCTCTtcggcaaaaaagaaaaagagaaggataaagaaaaggagaaagataaagaaaaggataaggaaaaagagaaagacaaagaaaaagagaagaaaaaggaaaaggagaaggataaagaaaaagaaaagaaaaaagagaaggaaaaggaaaaggagaaagaaaaacagaaacagaaagaaaaggaaaaggaaaaacaaaaagaaaaagaaaaggaaaagcagaaagaaaaagaaaaacaaaaagaaaaggaaaaagaaaaagaaaaaagtaaacaaaaaaagcaaaaaaagaaagatttggATGACTCGATAGAAAAACATGATATAGAATCAGATGTTTCAACGTTGggaaaagaaacggaagaaaTACGCGAAAAAATAATCATGGATAAATCAAAAGATTCTGCTATGAACTCTGATCGTCCTGGTTATACAAAGCCGTATGATTATGAAGAAACAGAAACTTCATCTACGAGAAAACCGTTTACGCCTCATGGTTTCTCTTACGAAGACAGACCGGCATCTCCAGGTGTACGAGATCAACAATCTCCTACTGCTGCTAGTCGCAAAGCAACGGGTTTAGCATTTAATTATGCTCCaggtgaagagaaaaaagtagtaGAATCagtggagaaaagaaaaacgaaagacatAGATAAACTACAACAAGCTGGAATAAAAACTCCTGGGCTCAATTACGTCGAGTCGGCTGGTCTtaaagaacaacaaaaagcTACAACTTACAGGCTACCTAATCAAAAAGATTCTTCTCAG GGTGAAACTCCAAATGATGATAGATCCCCACATATGACAACAACGACCGTTACTACGCAAATTACAGCAATGCATGAAGGGCTtgaaaaaaatccaaaagcAAGTCAG GCAGAGGCATCAAACTATGGTAAAACTCCATATACTTCAGCATCTGTTATTGCACGTGCTGCAGCGTTGCATGAAGATTTTGACAAAAGTTCCAATACAAGTCAG GCACAGGTACCAAATGACGGTAAAACCTCTTACACGTCAGCATATGTCACTGCACATACTGCAGCATTGCATGAAGATCGTGAAGAAAGTCCAAAAGCAAGTCAG GCAGAGGTACCAAAAGACGGTAAAACCCCTTATACATCAGCATCTAGTACTGCACGTGTCGCAGCATTGCATGAAGATTTTGAGAAAAGTTTAAAACCAACTCAG GAAGAGGCATCAAGTGAAGGTAAAGTTCCATACATTCCAATAACAGCTGGTATTGTACGCACTGCAACAATGCATGAAGATTTTGAGAAAAGTCAAACAGAAAGTCAG ACAAAAATGCCAGATGATAGTAAAACTCCCTATGTGACAGCTGTTACTGCACGCACTGCAACAATATTTGAAGACTCTGAAAAAAGTCGTAAAACAAATCAG ACAGAAGTACCAGATGATAGTAAAATCCCATACATGACAGCAGTTACTGCACGTACTGTAACAATGCATGAAGATCATgacaaaaatcaaaaagcaAGTCAG GCAGAAACACCAGATGATGGTAGAGCCCCATACATGACAGCAACGGCTGTTACTACACGAACTGCAACAATGCATGAAgatcttgaaaaaaatcagaaaacaAGTCAG GTAGAGGAAAAGACTGTAGCATACTCAACTGCGACCAGTACAACAAGACAAGAACAAAGAGTAGTAACACAAGAAGTTCGGACTACAAGTCATGTGCTTTCGGGTGAACAG GGTGATCCTGCAAATATAGTAGTAACTGAAACACACGTATATACTGGAGAGCCTGATAGTAATGTAACAACTACAACGACAGTTCCATTAGTTGCAACTGAAACAAGGAAAGTTGCTTTAGAAAGCGAAGATGGGAATTACAGTGCAACAGGTGAAATTGTTAGTTCCCAAACGATATCGAGTAAAACTCGTACTGTCGAAACAATAACA TACAAAACTGAACGGGATGGTGTAGTGGAAACACGCGTAGAACagaaaataacaatacaaTCGGATGGTGATCCGATTGATCATGATAAAGCTTTACAGGAAGCTATTCAAGAGGCTGCTGCAACAAATCCTGATATGACAgttgaaaaaatagaaatccaACAGCAGATGGCACAGTAA
- the LOC124955882 gene encoding protein 4.1 homolog isoform X4: MPEEQKSAAIPPEVTAENGTGTNSPTKSPVSKGKMALAKITLLDGTVKDFYIDRKAKGQDLLDMICQSMNLLEKDYFGLIYEDKDDSRNWLDLDKRIVKFVKNEPWKFSFEVKFYPPDPAQLQEDITRYQLCLQIRNDIIKERLPCSFVTHALLGSYLVQSEIGDYDPEEHGRTYLKDFKFAPNQTPELVEKVMDLHKTHKGQSPAEAELHYLENAKKLAMYGVDLHPAKDSEGVDIMLGVCSSGLLVYRDRLRINRFAWPKILKISYKRHNFFIKIRPGEFEQFESTIGFKLANHRAAKKLWKVCVEHHTFFRLMSPEPVKKVGLLPHLGSRFRYSGRTHYETKKTPIDRQPPQFERSLSGRRLTSRSMDALGGPKPVETYGSEPSKRHTMSYEPEMIPDMEHIDQRPSPIKKQKEKLTRKTSAGTTSASSTSSLEGEYDADRTKKKPVGGIAVLPPGGLSKKKKDKQNENEKENHNDLNNSNLINDNALLDNNDEKSPSKKDLKKKDKETPEKKDKEKKEKIKSPVGGFLFGKKEKEKDKEKEKDKEKDKEKEKDKEKEKKKEKEKDKEKEKKKEKEKEKEKEKQKQKEKEKEKQKEKEKEKQKEKEKQKEKEKEKEKSKQKKQKKKDLDDSIEKHDIESDVSTLGKETEEIREKIIMDKSKDSAMNSDRPGYTKPYDYEETETSSTRKPFTPHGFSYEDRPASPGVRDQQSPTAASRKATGLAFNYAPGEEKKVVESVEKRKTKDIDKLQQAGIKTPGLNYVESAGLKEQQKATTYRLPNQKDSSQGETPNDDRSPHMTTTTVTTQITAMHEGLEKNPKASQAEASNYGKTPYTSASVIARAAALHEDFDKSSNTSQAQVPNDGKTSYTSAYVTAHTAALHEDREESPKASQAEVPKDGKTPYTSASSTARVAALHEDFEKSLKPTQEEASSEGKVPYIPITAGIVRTATMHEDFEKSQTESQAETPDDGRAPYMTATAVTTRTATMHEDLEKNQKTSQVEEKTVAYSTATSTTRQEQRVVTQEVRTTSHVLSGEQLFSRRLSTSSSSSGDSGTPIDLDDDQQAFYNQYYQGDPANIVVTETHVYTGEPDSNVTTTTTVPLVATETRKVALESEDGNYSATGEIVSSQTISSKTRTVETITYKTERDGVVETRVEQKITIQSDGDPIDHDKALQEAIQEAAATNPDMTVEKIEIQQQMAQ; encoded by the exons ATGCCGGAAGAACAAAAATCTGCTGCAATACCGCCAGAAGTCACAGCGGAAAATGGCACCGGAACTAATTCGCCGACCAAAAGTCCAGTTAGCAAAGGAAAAATGGCTTTGGCGAAAATCACTTTACTAGATGGCACcgtgaaagatttttatatcgat AGAAAGGCGAAAGGACAGGATCTCCTCGATATGATATGTCAAAGTATGAATTTACTCGAGAAAGATTATTTTGGCCTTATCTACGAGGACAAGGATGATTCAAGGAACTGGTTAGACCTAGATAAAAGAATTGTCAAATTTGTCAAAA ACGAACCGTGGAAATTCAGTTTCGAGGTCAAGTTCTATCCTCCGGATCCAGCTCAGTTACAAGAAGATATTACGCGTTACCAATTATGCTTACAAATtagaaacgatattattaaagagCGTTTACCGTGCTCTTTCGTGACCCATGCTCTTCTTGGATCTTATCTAGTTCAATCAGAAATTGGAGATTATGACCCGGAAGAACATGGAAGAACGTATTTGAAGGATTTTAAATTTGCTCCCAATCAGACACCAGAATTAGTGGAGAAAGTTATGGATCTTCACAAAACACATAA AGGTCAGTCTCCAGCCGAAGCAGAACTGCATTATTTAGAGAATGCAAAGAAATTAGCGATGTATGGAGTTGATTTACATCCGGCGAAAGATTCAGAAGGTGTTGATATAATGTTAGGTGTCTGTTCATCTGGTCTTCTCGTTTATCGTGATCGCTTAAGGATAAACAGGTTTGCATGGccgaaaattttaaagatttcttACAAAAGGCATAATTTCTTCATAAAAATACGGCCTGGTGAATTCGAGCAATTTGAATCCACGATTGGTTTCAAACTTGCAAATCATAGAGCAGCTAAAAAGTTGTGGAAGGTCTGCGTAGAGCATCATACTTTCTTCAG gcTCATGAGTCCAGAGCCTGTAAAGAAAGTTGGATTATTACCACATTTAGGATCTCGTTTCCGATACTCTGGGAGAACGCAttatgaaacgaaaaagactCCTATAGATCGACAACCTCCTCAATTTGAGAGATCTCTAAGTGGTCGTCGTCTTACATCACGTAGCATGGATG CCTTAGGTGGTCCTAAACCGGTTGAAACTTACGGCTCAGAACCAAGTAAACGTCATACTATGAGTTACGAGCCTGAAATGATTCCTGATATGGAACACATTGATCAACGGCCTAGTcctattaaaaaacaaaaggagaag CTCACACGAAAAACAAGTGCTGGAACAACATCTGCCAGCAGTACCAGTAGCCTGGAAGGAGAGTATGATGCAGATCGTACCAAAAag AAACCGGTCGGAGGAATTGCAGTCCTACCGCCCGGTGGTCTttctaagaagaagaaggataaacaaaatgaaaacgagAAGGAAAACCATAATGATCTGAAcaattctaatttaattaatgataatgctCTTCTTGATAACAATGATGAGAAATCGCCCAGTAAAAaagacttaaaaaaaaaggacaaggaAACtccagaaaaaaaggacaaagaaaagaaggaaaaaattaag AGTCCTGTTGGTGGTTTCCTCTtcggcaaaaaagaaaaagagaaggataaagaaaaggagaaagataaagaaaaggataaggaaaaagagaaagacaaagaaaaagagaagaaaaaggaaaaggagaaggataaagaaaaagaaaagaaaaaagagaaggaaaaggaaaaggagaaagaaaaacagaaacagaaagaaaaggaaaaggaaaaacaaaaagaaaaagaaaaggaaaagcagaaagaaaaagaaaaacaaaaagaaaaggaaaaagaaaaagaaaaaagtaaacaaaaaaagcaaaaaaagaaagatttggATGACTCGATAGAAAAACATGATATAGAATCAGATGTTTCAACGTTGggaaaagaaacggaagaaaTACGCGAAAAAATAATCATGGATAAATCAAAAGATTCTGCTATGAACTCTGATCGTCCTGGTTATACAAAGCCGTATGATTATGAAGAAACAGAAACTTCATCTACGAGAAAACCGTTTACGCCTCATGGTTTCTCTTACGAAGACAGACCGGCATCTCCAGGTGTACGAGATCAACAATCTCCTACTGCTGCTAGTCGCAAAGCAACGGGTTTAGCATTTAATTATGCTCCaggtgaagagaaaaaagtagtaGAATCagtggagaaaagaaaaacgaaagacatAGATAAACTACAACAAGCTGGAATAAAAACTCCTGGGCTCAATTACGTCGAGTCGGCTGGTCTtaaagaacaacaaaaagcTACAACTTACAGGCTACCTAATCAAAAAGATTCTTCTCAG GGTGAAACTCCAAATGATGATAGATCCCCACATATGACAACAACGACCGTTACTACGCAAATTACAGCAATGCATGAAGGGCTtgaaaaaaatccaaaagcAAGTCAG GCAGAGGCATCAAACTATGGTAAAACTCCATATACTTCAGCATCTGTTATTGCACGTGCTGCAGCGTTGCATGAAGATTTTGACAAAAGTTCCAATACAAGTCAG GCACAGGTACCAAATGACGGTAAAACCTCTTACACGTCAGCATATGTCACTGCACATACTGCAGCATTGCATGAAGATCGTGAAGAAAGTCCAAAAGCAAGTCAG GCAGAGGTACCAAAAGACGGTAAAACCCCTTATACATCAGCATCTAGTACTGCACGTGTCGCAGCATTGCATGAAGATTTTGAGAAAAGTTTAAAACCAACTCAG GAAGAGGCATCAAGTGAAGGTAAAGTTCCATACATTCCAATAACAGCTGGTATTGTACGCACTGCAACAATGCATGAAGATTTTGAGAAAAGTCAAACAGAAAGTCAG GCAGAAACACCAGATGATGGTAGAGCCCCATACATGACAGCAACGGCTGTTACTACACGAACTGCAACAATGCATGAAgatcttgaaaaaaatcagaaaacaAGTCAG GTAGAGGAAAAGACTGTAGCATACTCAACTGCGACCAGTACAACAAGACAAGAACAAAGAGTAGTAACACAAGAAGTTCGGACTACAAGTCATGTGCTTTCGGGTGAACAG CTGTTTTCACGAAGGCTCAGTACATCTAGTTCAAGCAGCGGAGATTCAGGTACACCAATTGATCTTGATGATGACCAACAAGCTTTCTACAATCAATATTATCAG GGTGATCCTGCAAATATAGTAGTAACTGAAACACACGTATATACTGGAGAGCCTGATAGTAATGTAACAACTACAACGACAGTTCCATTAGTTGCAACTGAAACAAGGAAAGTTGCTTTAGAAAGCGAAGATGGGAATTACAGTGCAACAGGTGAAATTGTTAGTTCCCAAACGATATCGAGTAAAACTCGTACTGTCGAAACAATAACA TACAAAACTGAACGGGATGGTGTAGTGGAAACACGCGTAGAACagaaaataacaatacaaTCGGATGGTGATCCGATTGATCATGATAAAGCTTTACAGGAAGCTATTCAAGAGGCTGCTGCAACAAATCCTGATATGACAgttgaaaaaatagaaatccaACAGCAGATGGCACAGTAA